A genomic region of Conger conger chromosome 6, fConCon1.1, whole genome shotgun sequence contains the following coding sequences:
- the LOC133130182 gene encoding scrapie-responsive protein 1-like, protein MKPSVVAAILLLGLLTCDAMPSSRVSCYKKILKDRNCHHVANGIDLMRPIDSLQNHFWEGNKCDMVCYCNFSELLCCPRDVFFGPKISFVIPCKNR, encoded by the exons ATGAAACCGTCggttgttgctgctattctcCTGCTGGGACTTTTGACCTGCGACGCGATGCCTTCAAGCCGTGTGTCCTGCTACAAGAAGATTTTGAAGGACAGAAACTGTCACCATGTCGCTAATGGAATCGATCTGATGCGACCCATCGACTCTCTCCAGAATCACTTCTGGGAAGGAAACAAATGCGATATGGTCTGCTACTGCAACTTTAGCGAGCTTCTCTGCTGTCCCAG ggATGTTTTCTTCGGACCAAAGATCTCCTTTGTGATACCGTGCAAAAATcgctga